One genomic region from Branchiostoma lanceolatum isolate klBraLanc5 chromosome 7, klBraLanc5.hap2, whole genome shotgun sequence encodes:
- the LOC136438310 gene encoding leucine-rich repeat-containing protein 15-like, whose amino-acid sequence MGRKLRHLLIFLLIILKGPDMPEAGGSCARNECQCSNQGLMITSIHKKLPPAIDQLFYKDNQIFSIRPGLFSNLSKLQCLDLSANFKIYRIKNGTFSDLPKLTDLCLHRNKILSIQVGTFSDLPKPIYPTYLPLSRNKICSIPRGTFSDLNLCLSSNRITSIQVGTFTNLLQLKYLNLNKNGIRILEVGTFSDLPQLETLDLSKNRIESIQHGTVSDLTQLTCLYLYHNSITSIQVGAFSNLPKLQHVSLNNNNICSIQLGTFSNLPNLVSLHLFSNSITRIQVGTFSNLPKLTILNLRSNSITRIQVDAFSNLTKLEHLDLHSNWLSTLPLSDHDIFTSIPKLFIDKNPWQCDCKMAPLRQQMIESPSVLRQITCARPDNLSGQKLQYVSPEDLVCKGLTKSTPAVDALNLFSSSAVSTSTGDMEWEGFTNVTMGPLPPTLAANGTIHESGPSSPLTVVILSVLGAVVTLTAAIILIIWSKRRMRNTDLALHKKNTTAITNQYANDNTNTTANSGHDHQYEDVDKQHNQTGHSQAITKPNTNTTAAVVTKAITESYTNNTPAVKVSGTGPVQTVYQAITESLDTSNPSYNTVPTASNSKLDSLYKDVGQYQAIGKSNKNTSTASLTSGHDQTGQGQSQAITESNTNTTAAVTSGNGQIGQGQCQANTQSLKVGNLSHDQVLPTLQPNTTYVEVGTPPKGPTSAEISSGHDQTGQGQSLANTQSLIVGNLSHDQVIAALQPNTMYVDVGTPPKGPTSAEISSGQDKTGQGQSQANTQSLIVGNLSQNEVLAALQPNTMYVDVGTPWKGPTSAEISSGHDQTGQGQS is encoded by the coding sequence ATGGGGAGAAAGCTGCgacacctgctgattttccttctcatcatcctgaaggGGCCTGACATGCCAGAAGCTGGCGGCAGCTGCGCACGAAATGAATGCCAATGCTCAAACCAGGGCCTCATGATCACCAGCATCCATAAGAAACTCCCACCAGCCATCGATCAGTTATTTTATAAAGATAACCAGATATTTAGTATCCGGCCTGGTTTGTTTTCAAATCTATCAAAGCTTCAATGTTTGGACCTGAGCGCTAACTTTAAAATATACAGAATTAAGAATGGCACATTCTCAGATCTACCCAAGCTAACAGACTTGTGCCTGCACCGAAACAAAATACTCAGTATTCAGGTTGGGACATTCTCAGATCTACCCAAACCTATCTATCCAACATACTTGCCCCTGTCCAGAAACAAAATATGCAGTATTCCGCGTGGCACATTCTCAGATCTAAACTTGTGTCTAAGCTCCAACAGAATAACCAGCATTCAGGTTGGCACATTCACAAATCTACTCCAGCTTAAATACTTGAACCTTAACAAGAACGGAATACGCATACTTGAGGTTGGCACATTCTCAGATCTACCCCAGCTTGAAACCTTGGACCTGTCTAAAAACAGAATAGAAAGTATTCAGCATGGCACAGTCTCAGATCTTACCCAGCTTACATGCTTGTACTTGTACCACAACAGCATAACCAGCATTCAGGTTGGTGCATTCTCAAATCTGCCCAAGCTTCAACACGTGTccctgaacaacaacaacatatgcAGTATTCAGCTTGgcacattttcaaatctacccAACCTTGTGAGCTTGCACCTGTTCTCCAACAGCATAACCAGAATTCAGGTTggcacattctcaaatctacccaaGCTTACTATCTTGAACCTGAGGTCCAACAGCATAACCAGAATTCAGGTTGATGCATTCTCAAATCTAACAAAGCTCGAACACTTGGACCTACATTCAAACTGGCTATCTACCCTTCCCCTATCAGACCATGACATCTTTACATCCATTCCTAAGTTATTTATTGACAAAAACCcatggcagtgtgactgtaagATGGCGCCCTTGAGGCAACAAATGATTGAATCTCCTTCAGTTCTAAGACAGATAACATGTGCTCGACCTGACAACCTTTCTGGACAAAAACTTCAATACGTCAGTCCCGAAGACCTGGTCTGTAAAGGCCTGACCAAATCAACACCAGCTGTTGATGCCCTGAACTTATTCAGTTCATCTGCAGTGTCAACATCTACAGGTGACATGGAATGGGAAGGGTTCACCAATGTTACAATGGGACCCTTACCTCCAACTCTTGCCGCCAATGGTACTATCCATGAATCTGGTCCCAGTTCTCCCCTAACCGTTGTCATTCTATCTGTTCTTGGTGCAGTGGTAACTCTCACTGCTGCCATCATTCTCATAATATGGTCCAAAAGAAGGATGAGGAATACTGATTTAGCTttgcacaaaaaaaacaccacagcTATCACAAACCAGTATGCAAAtgacaacacaaacaccacagctaatagtggtcatgatcaccagtatgaagatgtagACAAACAACATAATCAGACAGGCCACTCTCAGGCCATCACTaaacccaacacaaacaccacagctgctgtagtgaccaAGGCCATCACTGAATCCTACACAAACAATACGCCTGCTGTAAAAGTCAGTGGTACCGGTCCTGTACAGACAGTGTATCAGGCTATCACCGAATCCTTGGACACTAGCAATCCATCATATAACACAGTGCCAACCGCCTCAAACTCAAAGCTGGATTCTCTGTACAAAGATGTGGGTCAGTATCAGGCCATCGGTAAATCCAACAAAAACACCAGCACTGCTTCActgaccagtggtcatgatcagacagggcagggtcagtctcaggccatcactgaatccaacacaaacactaCAGCTGCAGTGACCAGTGGCAATGGTCAGATAGGGCAGGGTCAGTGTCAGGCTAACACTCAATCTCTTAAAGTTGGAAATTTATCACATGATCAAGTTCTACCTACCTTGCAGCCAAATACTACGTATGTAGAAGTGGGAACACCACCAAAAGGCCCAACATCTGCAGAAATTagcagtggtcatgatcagacagggcagggccagtctctgGCTAACACTCAATCTCTGATAGTTGGAAATCTATCACATGACCAAGTGATAGCTGCCTTACAGCCAAATACTATGTATGTAGATGTGGGAACACCACCAAAAGGCCCAACATCTGCAGAAATAAGCAGTGGTCAAGATAAaacagggcagggtcagtctcaggctAACACTCAATCTCTGATAGTTGGAAATCTATCACAAAATGAAGTGCTAGCTGCCTTACAACCAAATACTATGTATGTAGATGTGGGAACACCATGGAAGGGCCCAACATCTGCAGAAATAAGCAGTggacatgatcagacagggcagggtcagtcttAG
- the LOC136437946 gene encoding leucine-rich repeat-containing protein 15-like, which yields MGRKLRHLLIFLLIILKGPDMPEAGGSCARNECQCSNQGLMITSIHKKLPPAIDQLFYKDNQIFSIRPGLFSNLSKLQCLDLSANFKIYRIKNGTFSDLPKLTDLCLHRNKILSIQVGTFSDLPKPIYPTYLPLSRNKICSIPRGTFSDLNLCLSSNRITSIQVGTFTNLLQLKYLNLNKNGIRILEVGTFSDLPQLETLDLSKNRIESIQHGTVSDLTQLTCLYLYHNSITSIQVGAFSNLPKLQHVSLNNNNICSIQLGTFSNLPNLVSLHLFSNSITRIQVGTFSNLPKLTILNLRSNSITRIQVDAFSNLTKLEHLDLHSNWLSTLPLSDHDIFTSIPKLFIDNNPWQCDCKMAPLRQQMIESPSVLRQITCAQPDNLSGQKLQYVSPEDLVCKALTKSTPAVDALNLFSSSAVSTSTGDMEWEGFTNVTMGPLPSTLAANGTIHESGPSSPLTVVILSVLGAVVTLTAVIFLIIWSKRRMRNTDLALHKTNTTAITNQYANDNTNTTANSGHDNQYELQDVDKQHNQTGQGQSQAITKPNTNTTAAVVTIDYDHQYEVMNQQNQTRQGQSQTRTKRNTNATAAVVISDYDHQYEDMNQHNQTGQAQSQASREPNTNATAAVVTIEDKNIDKQHNQTGRGESQAITESYTNTTPAATVSGTIQTVYQAITESLDTSNPSYNTVPTASNSKLDCLYKVVGRYQAIIKSNKNTSTAAMTSGHDQTGQGQSQAITESNTNTTAAVTSGNGQIGQVLGKAPRGTYRRGNVRVMPSCSKWWW from the exons ATGGGGAGAAAGCTGCgacacctgctgattttccttctcatcatcctgaaggGGCCTGACATGCCAGAAGCTGGCGGCAGCTGCGCACGAAATGAATGCCAATGCTCAAACCAGGGCCTCATGATCACCAGCATCCATAAGAAACTCCCACCAGCCATCGATCAGTTATTTTATAAAGATAACCAGATATTTAGTATTCGGCCTGGTTTGTTTTCAAATCTATCAAAGCTTCAATGTTTGGACCTGAGCGCTAACTTTAAAATATACAGAATTAAGAATGGCACATTCTCAGATCTACCCAAGCTAACAGACTTGTGCCTGCACCGAAACAAAATACTCAGTATTCAGGTTGGGACATTCTCAGATCTACCCAAACCTATCTATCCAACATACTTGCCCCTGTCCAGAAACAAAATATGCAGTATTCCGCGTGGCACATTCTCAGATCTAAACTTGTGTCTAAGCTCCAACAGAATAACCAGCATTCAGGTTGGCACATTCACAAATCTACTCCAGCTTAAATACTTGAACCTTAACAAGAACGGAATACGCATACTTGAGGTTGGCACATTCTCAGATCTACCCCAGCTTGAAACCTTGGACCTGTCTAAAAACAGAATAGAAAGTATTCAGCATGGCACAGTCTCAGATCTAACCCAGCTTACATGCTTGTACTTGTACCACAACAGCATAACCAGCATTCAGGTTGGTGCATTCTCAAATCTGCCCAAGCTTCAACACGTGTccctgaacaacaacaacatatgcAGTATTCAGCTTGgcacattttcaaatctacccAACCTTGTGAGCTTGCACCTGTTCTCCAACAGCATAACCAGAATTCAGGTTggcacattctcaaatctacccaaGCTTACTATCTTGAACCTGAGGTCCAACAGCATAACCAGAATTCAGGTTGATGCATTCTCAAATCTAACAAAGCTCGAACACTTGGACCTACATTCAAACTGGCTATCTACCCTTCCCCTATCAGACCATGACATCTTTACATCCATTCCTAAGTTATTTATTgacaacaacccctggcagtgtgactgtaagATGGCGCCCTTGAGGCAACAAATGATTGAATCTCCTTCAGTTCTAAGACAGATAACATGTGCTCAACCTGACAACCTTTCTGGACAAAAACTTCAATACGTCAGTCCCGAAGACCTGGTCTGTAAAGCCCTGACCAAATCAACACCAGCTGTTGATGCCCTGAACTTATTCAGTTCATCTGCAGTGTCAACATCTACAGGTGACATGGAATGGGAAGGGTTCACCAATGTTACAATGGGACCCTTACCTTCAACTCTTGCCGCCAATGGTACTATCCATGAATCTGGTCCCAGTTCTCCCCTAACCGTTGTCATTCTATCTGTTCTTGGTGCAGTGGTAACTCTCACTGCTGTCATCTTTCTCATAATATGGTCCAAAAGAAGGATGAGGAATACTGATTTAGCTTTGCACaaaacaaacaccacagctatCACAAACCAGTATGCAAAtgacaacacaaacaccacagctaaTAGTGGTCATGATAACCAGTATGAACTTCAAGATGTAGACAAACAACATaatcagacaggacagggtcagtctcaggccatcactaaacccaacacaaacaccacagctgctgtagtgaccaTTGATTATGATCATCAGTATGAAGTTATGAACCAACAGAATCAGACaaggcagggccagtctcagacTAGAACGAAACGCAACACAAACGCCACAGCTGCTGTTGTGATCAGTGATtatgatcaccagtatgaagatatgaacCAACATAATCAGACAGGACAGGCCCAGTCTCAGGCCAGCAGGGAACCCAACACAAACGCCACAGCTGCTGTTGTGACCATTGAGGATAAAAACATAGACAAACAACATAATCAAACAGGGCGGGGCGagtctcaggccatcactgaaTCCTACACAAACACTACACCTGCTGCAACAGTCAGTGGTACTATACAGACAGTGTATCAGGCTATCACCGAATCCTTGGACACTAGCAATCCATCATATAACACAGTGCCAACCGCCTCAAACTCAAAGCTGGATTGTCTGTACAAAGTTGTGGGTCGGTATCAGGCCATCATTAAATCCAACAAAAACACCAGCACTGCTGCaatgaccagtggtcatgatcagacagggcagggccagtctcaggccatcactgaatccaacacaaacaccacagctgcaGTGACCAGTGGCAATGGTCAGATAGGGCAGG TACTCGGCAAGGCCCCGCGAGGGACATACCGCCGAGGGAATGTCAGGGTCATGCCCAGCTGCAGCAAatggtggtggtga